The proteins below are encoded in one region of Meriones unguiculatus strain TT.TT164.6M chromosome 18, Bangor_MerUng_6.1, whole genome shotgun sequence:
- the Cat gene encoding catalase, with translation MADRRDPASDQMKQWKEQRALQKPDVLTTGSGNPIGDKLNVMTVGPRGPLLVQDVVFTDEMAHFDRERIPERVVHAKGAGAFGYFEVTHDITRYCKAKVFEHIGKRTPIAVRFSTVAGESGSADTVRDPRGFAVKFYTEDGNWDLVGNNTPIFFIRDAILFPSFIHSQKRNPQTHLKDPDMVWDFWSLRPESLHQVSFLFSDRGIPDGHRHMNGYGSHTFKLVNANGEAVYCKFHYKTDQGIKNLPVSEAGRLAQEDPDYGLRDLFNAIANGNYPSWTFYIQVMTFKEAETFPFNPFDLTKVWPHEDYPLIPVGKLVLNRNPVNYFAEVEQIAFDPSNMPPGIEPSPDKMLQGRLFSYPDTHRHRLGPNYLQIPVNCPYRARVANYQRDGPMCMHDNQGGAPNYYPNSFSAPEQQLSALEHSVPCSPDVKRFNSANEDNVTQVRTFYTKVLNEEERKRLCENIAGHLKDAQLFIQKKAVKNFTDVHPDYGARIQSLLDKYNAEKPKNAIHTYTQAGSHFAAKEKANL, from the exons ATGGCGGATCGCCGGGACCCAGCCAGCGACCAGATGAAGCAGTGGAAGGAGCAACGGGCCTTGCAG AAACCCGATGTCCTGACCACCGGAAGCGGGAACCCAATAGGAGATAAACTTAATGTCATGACCGTGGGACCCCGGGGGCCCCTTCTTGTTCAGGATGTGGTTTTCACTGATGAGATGGCACATTTTGACAGAGAGCGAATTCCTGAGAGAGTGGTACACGCAAAAGGAGCAG GTGCCTTTGGATACTTTGAGGTCACTCACGATATTACCAGATACTGTAAGGCAAAGGTGTTTGAGCATATTGGAAAGAGGACACCCATTGCGGTCCGATTCTCGACAGTTG CTGGAGAGTCGGGCTCAGCTGACACAGTTCGTGACCCTCGTGGGTTTGCAGTGAAGTTCTACACTGAAGATGGTAACTGGGATCTCGTGGGAAACAACACCCCAATTTTCTTCATCAGGGATGCCATACTG TTTCCATCCTTTATCCATAGCCAGAAGAGAAACCCACAAACTCACCTGAAGGACCCCGACATGGTGTGGGACTTCTGGAGCCTGCGTCCAGAGTCTCTCCATCAG GTTTCTTTCTTGTTCAGTGACCGAGGGATTCCGGATGGACATCGGCACATGAACGGCTACGGATCACACACGTTCAAGCTGGTTAATGCGAATGGAGAGGCGGTTTACTGCAAGTTCCATTACAAG ACTGACCAGGGCATCAAAAACTTGCCTGTTTCGGAGGCGGGAAGACTTGCCCAGGAAGATCCGGATTACGGCCTCCGAGATCTTTTCAATGCCATTGCCAATGGCAACTACCCGTCCTGGACTTTTTACATCCAGGTCATGACTTTTAAGGAGGCAGAAACTTTCCCATTTAATCCATTTGATCTTACCAAG GTTTGGCCTCACGAGGACTACCCTCTTATACCAGTTGGTAAACTGGTCTTAAACAGAAATCCAGTTAATTACTTTGCTGAAGTTGAACAGATAGCTTTTGACCCAAGCAACATGCCTCCTGGCATTGAGCCCAGCCCCGACAAGATGCTCCAG GGGCGCCTTTTTTCCTATCCGGACACTCACCGCCACCGCCTGGGACCCAACTACCTGCAGATACCTGTGAACTGTCCCTATCGCGCTCGAGTGGCCAACTACCAGCGTGACGGCCCCATGTGCATGCACGACAACCAGG GCGGTGCTCCCAACTACTACCCCAACAGCTTCAGTGCGCCCGAGCAGCAGCTCTCAGCCCTGGAGCACAGTGTCCCGTGCTCCCCAGATGTGAAGCGCTTCAACAGCGCCAACGAAGACAATGTCACTCAG GTGCGGACATTCTATACGAAGGTGTTGAATGAGGAGGAGAGGAAACGCCTGTGTGAGAACATCGCAGGccatctgaaagatgctcagctTTTCATTCAGAAGAAAGCG GTCAAGAATTTCACTGACGTCCATCCTGACTACGGGGCCCGCATCCAGAGTCTTCTGGACAAATACAATGCTGAGAAGCCTAAG AATGCAATTCACACCTATACGCAGGCTGGCTCGCACTTTGCTGCAAAGGAAAAAGCTAACCTGTGA